The Pleurodeles waltl isolate 20211129_DDA chromosome 7, aPleWal1.hap1.20221129, whole genome shotgun sequence genome includes a region encoding these proteins:
- the LOC138246768 gene encoding olfactory receptor 5V1-like, producing MALDRYVAICNPLRYMVVMNKAICFRLAVGAWVVSFMVPIPHAVLLSQLSFCESHTINHFFCDITALVKISCSNTNSIETLTYVMGAIVALFCFNLIIVSYINIASSILKIKSKGGRRKAFSTCASHITVVVIFFGSLFGTYLRPTSTYSMRETKISSLSYIALTPLCNPIIYSLKNTEIKNALRKIKNTL from the coding sequence ATGGCTCTTGATCGATACGTTGCCATCTGTAATCCCTTACGATATATGGTTGTCATGAATAAAGCTATTTGCTTCCGATTGGCTGTAGGAGCCTGGGTGGTAAGCTTCATGGTACCAATACCACATGCTGTATTACTGTCTCAGCTCTCCTTCTGtgaatcccacacaatcaaccactttTTCTGTGACATCACAGCTCTTGTAAAGATTTCCTGCAGCAATACTAACAGTATAGAGACACTTACCTATGTTATGGGTGCTATAGTAGcactcttttgttttaatttaatcaTTGTTTCTTACATCAACATTGCCTCATCCATACTCAAAATTAAATCTAAAGGTGGGAGGCGCAAGGCCTTCTCAACATGTGCATCCCACATCACAGTAGTTGTTATATTTTTCGGTTCTCTCTTTGGTACCTACTTGCGACCCACATCAACATATTCAATGAGAGAGACCAAAATTTCCTCTTTATCTTATATTGCTCTTACTCCACTGTGTAACCCCATCATATATagcctgaaaaacacagaaattaaaaatgctctgagaaaaataaagaatacattatag